The following proteins are encoded in a genomic region of Actinomadura sp. NAK00032:
- a CDS encoding SDR family NAD(P)-dependent oxidoreductase, with protein sequence MEMRSQERVALVTGAGTGIGRATARMFAAEGTRVVAVGRRAEPLAETAEGYGLIHPLAADITGEGAAEEIVRQVRDVHGRLDVLVNNAAIVRSGALEATTPEAMDAQLATNLVAPVLLAQAALKVLGDGGVIVNVSTSVGQRAWPGNAFYAATKAALEVLTRSWAVELAPRGVRVVAVAPGAIGTPIGRHQGLSDEQLAAVRKWQVEHTPLGRIGRPEEVAWAITRLAAPEASFVTGVVFPVDGGAVVG encoded by the coding sequence ATGGAGATGCGTTCGCAGGAGAGAGTTGCCCTCGTTACCGGAGCCGGGACGGGGATCGGGCGTGCCACGGCGCGGATGTTCGCGGCCGAGGGGACGCGGGTGGTGGCCGTCGGGCGGCGGGCCGAGCCGCTCGCGGAGACCGCGGAGGGGTACGGCCTGATCCACCCGCTGGCCGCCGACATCACCGGGGAGGGTGCCGCCGAGGAGATCGTGCGGCAGGTGAGGGACGTCCACGGACGGCTGGACGTCCTGGTCAACAATGCCGCGATCGTGCGGAGCGGGGCGCTGGAGGCGACGACGCCCGAGGCGATGGACGCGCAGCTCGCGACGAACCTCGTGGCGCCCGTGCTGCTGGCTCAGGCGGCGCTGAAGGTGCTGGGCGACGGCGGGGTCATCGTCAACGTCAGCACGTCCGTCGGGCAGCGGGCGTGGCCGGGGAACGCGTTCTACGCGGCGACGAAGGCGGCGCTGGAGGTGCTCACCCGGAGCTGGGCGGTGGAGCTCGCGCCGCGCGGCGTCCGCGTCGTGGCGGTGGCGCCCGGCGCGATCGGCACCCCGATCGGGAGGCACCAGGGGCTGTCGGACGAGCAGCTCGCCGCCGTCCGGAAATGGCAGGTCGAGCACACGCCGCTCGGGCGGATCGGGCGTCCCGAGGAGGTGGCGTGGGCGATCACGCGGCTGGCCGCGCCGGAGGCGTCGTTCGTGACGGGCGTCGTGTTCCCGGTGGACGGCGGCGCCGTCGTGGGGTGA
- a CDS encoding PLP-dependent cysteine synthase family protein: MSRTVDRCDPGYRAWIAEAIRLVDADANRSADTHLHVFPLPPEWGIDLYLKDESVHPTGSLKHRLARSLFLYGLANGWIRQDTTVIEASSGSTAVSEAYFARLLGLPFIAVMPASTSPEKIQLIEFQGGRCHLVDDPSSIYDESRRLAAECNGHFMDQFTYAERATDWRGNNNIAESIFEQMRLERFPEPSWVVVGAGTGGTSATIGRYARYRMFQTRLAVVDPEGSAFHGSFADGDPERTAAGSRIEGIGRPRVEPSFLPTVIDRMIQVPDAASVAAMRWTSEVSGRSVGGSTGTNMWGAAELIAQMRARGERGSVVTLICDGGERYAGTYGSDAWLAGQGLDIAPYLAALNAFLKTGELPATP, translated from the coding sequence GTGAGCCGTACCGTGGACCGCTGCGATCCCGGATACCGGGCGTGGATCGCCGAGGCGATCCGGCTCGTCGACGCCGACGCCAACCGCAGCGCCGACACGCACCTGCACGTGTTCCCGCTGCCGCCGGAATGGGGCATCGACCTCTATCTGAAGGACGAGTCCGTCCACCCGACCGGTTCGCTGAAGCACCGGCTCGCCCGGTCGCTGTTCCTGTACGGGCTCGCGAACGGCTGGATCCGGCAGGACACGACGGTCATCGAGGCGTCCAGCGGGTCCACGGCGGTGTCGGAGGCGTACTTCGCGCGGCTGCTCGGGCTGCCGTTCATCGCGGTGATGCCCGCCTCGACCAGCCCGGAGAAGATCCAGCTGATCGAGTTCCAGGGCGGCCGCTGCCATCTGGTGGACGACCCGTCCTCGATCTACGACGAGTCGCGGCGGCTCGCGGCCGAGTGCAACGGCCACTTCATGGACCAGTTCACCTACGCCGAGCGCGCGACGGACTGGCGCGGCAACAACAACATCGCCGAGTCGATCTTCGAGCAGATGCGGCTGGAGCGGTTCCCGGAGCCGTCCTGGGTGGTGGTCGGCGCGGGCACCGGCGGGACGTCCGCGACGATCGGCCGGTACGCCCGGTACCGGATGTTCCAGACGCGGCTCGCCGTCGTCGACCCGGAGGGCTCGGCGTTCCACGGCTCGTTCGCCGACGGCGACCCGGAGCGGACGGCGGCGGGCTCGCGGATCGAGGGCATCGGCCGGCCGCGCGTCGAGCCGTCGTTCCTGCCGACCGTCATCGACCGGATGATCCAGGTGCCGGACGCGGCGTCCGTCGCGGCGATGCGCTGGACGAGCGAGGTCAGCGGCCGCAGCGTCGGCGGCTCGACCGGCACGAACATGTGGGGCGCGGCGGAGCTGATCGCGCAGATGCGGGCGCGCGGCGAGCGCGGCAGCGTCGTCACGCTGATCTGCGACGGCGGCGAGCGCTACGCGGGCACCTACGGGTCGGACGCGTGGCTGGCCGGGCAGGGCCTCGACATAGCGCCCTACCTGGCCGCGCTGAACGCGTTCCTGAAGACCGGCGAGCTGCCCGCTACCCCGTGA
- a CDS encoding diiron oxygenase, with protein MPPDALLVDGRPRTWTAQIRCKDGDHTLELTDREVVAERLLRTSRKHSFDPDADVDWAAPQDPDVFYIPPQLVSLYETPLWDGLTHRQRVELSKREMCSIASFGIWSEMMLMQSLLMHAYRHRYDSGHFAYALTEIADECRHSKMFGRMVRTCGLRTHRPRALEYHAAKLFGAVYDPMPMFAGTLVVEELTDAFQRLTFPDEDMQPLIRQVTRIHVIEEARHIKYAREELKRLVVKASALQRRAAAYWMAQATRLLATQMIHPSCYTAVGLDPKLARRVAARSPHRRATLAWSFRKCTAFFDEVGFLDGRAREVWINAGLLHA; from the coding sequence CGACGCACTGCTGGTCGACGGCCGTCCGCGCACGTGGACGGCCCAGATCCGCTGCAAGGACGGCGACCACACGCTGGAGCTGACCGACCGCGAGGTCGTCGCCGAACGGCTGCTGCGGACGTCCCGCAAGCACTCGTTCGATCCGGACGCGGACGTCGACTGGGCCGCGCCCCAGGACCCGGACGTCTTCTACATCCCGCCGCAGCTCGTGTCGCTCTACGAGACGCCGCTGTGGGACGGCCTCACGCACCGGCAGCGCGTGGAGCTCAGCAAGCGGGAGATGTGCAGCATCGCCTCCTTCGGCATCTGGTCGGAGATGATGCTGATGCAGTCGCTGCTCATGCACGCCTACCGGCACCGCTACGACAGCGGCCACTTCGCGTACGCGCTGACGGAGATCGCCGACGAGTGCCGGCACTCGAAGATGTTCGGCCGCATGGTGCGGACCTGCGGGCTGCGCACGCACCGGCCGCGCGCCCTGGAGTACCACGCCGCGAAGCTGTTCGGGGCCGTGTACGACCCGATGCCGATGTTCGCCGGGACTCTCGTCGTGGAGGAGCTGACCGACGCGTTCCAGCGGCTGACGTTCCCGGACGAGGACATGCAGCCGCTGATCCGGCAGGTCACCCGGATCCACGTGATCGAGGAGGCGCGGCACATCAAGTACGCGCGCGAGGAGCTGAAGCGGCTGGTCGTCAAGGCCTCGGCGCTCCAGCGGCGGGCGGCGGCCTACTGGATGGCGCAGGCGACCCGGCTGCTGGCCACGCAGATGATCCACCCGTCCTGCTACACGGCGGTGGGGCTGGACCCGAAGCTCGCACGCCGCGTGGCGGCGCGCAGCCCGCACCGCCGCGCCACGCTGGCGTGGTCGTTCCGGAAATGCACCGCTTTCTTCGACGAGGTCGGGTTCCTGGACGGCCGGGCGCGCGAGGTGTGGATCAACGCCGGCCTCCTGCACGCCTGA
- a CDS encoding ATP-dependent DNA ligase: MLIAEIARTSEAVAGTSGRKAKVTALAGCLRRADAGEAATVVAYLSGELPQRQIGVGYAALRDLPPPAAEPSLTVPEVDASFTEIGAVSGPGSVARRRDLVAALFARATRAEQNFLVRLLAGELRQGALDGVMAEAIAAAAEVPSAEVRRAFMLRGSLGPVATAALADGVAALRAFTLEVGRPVKPMLAASAPSTDEAFAKLKAEAAVEWKLDGIRAQIHIADGEVHIFTRTLDEITTRLPEVVEAVKALPVHKAVFDGELIALRPDGTPHPFQVTAARTATRTTKTTDQVPLSIYIFDVLYLEETPTPTEPAPSTPGSTSSTGEVADGAADDVGGESVAGGDLLDAPGVERNAALARVVPEGLRMPRVVTGDPVRAKEVFDEAVARGHEGVVVKSLGTPYTAGRRGAGWIKVKPRHTLDLVVLAVEWGHGRRQGLLSNLHLGARDPETGGFVMLGKTFKGLTDELLAWQTKKLRELAVREDDWVVHVRPELVVEIAFDGVQHSPRYPGGIALRFARVLRYRPDKSAGEADTIETVRAVAPVMD; the protein is encoded by the coding sequence GTGCTGATAGCGGAGATCGCCCGGACGTCGGAGGCGGTGGCGGGCACCTCGGGCCGCAAGGCCAAGGTAACGGCGCTCGCCGGGTGCCTGCGCCGGGCCGACGCCGGCGAGGCCGCCACCGTGGTCGCCTACCTGTCGGGTGAGCTGCCGCAACGCCAGATCGGCGTCGGCTACGCCGCCCTGCGGGATCTCCCACCGCCCGCCGCCGAGCCGTCGCTGACCGTCCCCGAGGTCGACGCGTCCTTCACCGAGATCGGCGCCGTCTCCGGCCCCGGCTCCGTCGCCCGCCGCCGCGACCTGGTCGCCGCCCTCTTCGCCCGCGCCACCCGAGCCGAGCAGAACTTCCTCGTCCGCCTCCTGGCAGGCGAACTCCGCCAGGGCGCCCTGGACGGCGTGATGGCCGAAGCGATCGCAGCGGCGGCCGAGGTGCCGTCCGCCGAGGTCCGGCGCGCCTTCATGCTGCGCGGCTCCCTGGGCCCAGTGGCCACCGCCGCCCTGGCCGACGGCGTCGCCGCCCTCCGCGCCTTCACGTTGGAGGTGGGCCGCCCGGTCAAACCCATGCTGGCCGCCTCGGCCCCGTCCACCGACGAGGCGTTCGCCAAGCTCAAGGCCGAAGCGGCGGTCGAATGGAAGCTCGACGGCATCCGAGCCCAGATCCACATAGCCGACGGCGAAGTACACATCTTCACCCGCACTCTGGACGAGATCACCACCCGCCTCCCCGAGGTGGTGGAGGCGGTGAAGGCACTCCCCGTCCACAAGGCCGTCTTCGACGGCGAACTGATAGCCCTACGCCCGGACGGCACCCCCCACCCCTTCCAAGTGACCGCCGCCCGCACCGCCACCCGCACCACGAAGACCACCGACCAGGTCCCCCTGAGCATCTACATCTTCGACGTCCTCTACCTGGAGGAGACCCCCACCCCCACCGAACCCGCCCCAAGCACTCCAGGCAGCACAAGCAGCACGGGTGAGGTGGCCGACGGTGCTGCCGACGACGTCGGCGGGGAGTCTGTGGCCGGCGGGGATTTGCTGGATGCGCCGGGGGTTGAGCGGAACGCGGCGCTGGCGCGGGTCGTGCCGGAGGGGTTGCGGATGCCGCGGGTCGTCACCGGGGATCCTGTGCGGGCCAAGGAAGTGTTCGACGAGGCTGTGGCGCGGGGGCATGAGGGGGTTGTGGTCAAGTCGCTCGGCACGCCGTACACGGCCGGGCGGCGCGGGGCCGGGTGGATCAAGGTGAAGCCCCGGCACACCCTCGATCTCGTGGTGCTGGCCGTGGAGTGGGGGCACGGGCGGCGGCAGGGGTTGCTGTCCAATCTGCATCTGGGTGCGCGGGATCCCGAGACCGGCGGGTTCGTGATGCTCGGGAAGACGTTCAAGGGGCTCACGGACGAGCTGCTCGCGTGGCAGACGAAGAAGCTCCGCGAGTTGGCCGTGCGGGAGGACGACTGGGTCGTGCACGTCCGGCCCGAGCTGGTCGTGGAGATCGCGTTCGACGGCGTGCAGCACAGCCCGCGCTACCCGGGCGGCATCGCGCTGCGGTTCGCGCGGGTGCTGCGGTACCGGCCCGACAAGAGCGCCGGCGAGGCCGACACGATCGAGACCGTGCGCGCCGTCGCCCCCGTCATGGACTAG
- a CDS encoding L-serine ammonia-lyase, translating to MAISVFDLFKIGIGPSSSHTGGPMAAAHRFARGLERDGLLEKTASVQVVLYGSLGLTGKGHGSDKAVILGLEGDKPELVDVDTVDERLASIRERGALRLFGDHDIPFVVNEHLHFERKKSLPGHPNGMRFTALGETGAELRAKVYYSVGGGFILDENATGADRIKPDDTVLPHPFDTAAELLDRCRETGLSISALMLENETAFGRTPAEIRAGLLDLWQVMRACVTRGCTREGLLPGGLKVRRRAPQLHRQLSTEKPADPLHAMDWVTLFALAVNEENAAGGRIVTAPTNGAAGIIPAVLHYCDRFLPSDDEGVVRFLLTAGAIGVLFKQNASISGAEVGCQGEVGSACSMAAAGLTEVLGGTPEQVENAAEIGIEHNLGLTCDPVGGLVQVPCIERNAVGAIKAISAARISLRGDGRHFVTLDKAIKTMRDTGRDMLDKYKETSRGGLAVNVIEC from the coding sequence ATGGCCATCAGCGTGTTCGACCTGTTCAAGATCGGTATCGGCCCGTCCTCGTCCCACACCGGCGGCCCGATGGCCGCCGCGCACCGCTTCGCCCGCGGCCTGGAACGCGACGGGCTGTTGGAGAAGACGGCGTCTGTCCAGGTCGTCCTCTACGGCTCGCTCGGCCTCACCGGCAAGGGCCACGGCAGCGACAAGGCCGTCATCCTCGGCCTGGAGGGCGACAAGCCCGAACTGGTCGACGTCGACACCGTGGACGAGCGCCTGGCGTCCATCCGCGAACGCGGCGCCCTGCGCCTGTTCGGCGACCACGACATCCCGTTCGTCGTCAACGAGCACCTGCACTTCGAACGCAAGAAGTCGCTCCCCGGCCACCCCAACGGCATGCGCTTCACGGCCCTCGGCGAGACCGGCGCCGAACTGCGCGCGAAGGTCTACTACTCCGTCGGCGGCGGCTTCATCCTGGACGAGAACGCCACCGGCGCCGACCGCATCAAACCCGACGACACCGTCCTCCCGCACCCGTTCGACACGGCCGCCGAACTCCTCGACCGCTGCCGCGAGACGGGCCTGTCGATCTCCGCGCTCATGCTGGAGAACGAGACGGCGTTCGGCCGCACCCCCGCCGAGATCCGCGCGGGCCTCCTCGACCTCTGGCAGGTCATGCGGGCCTGCGTCACCCGCGGCTGCACCCGCGAGGGCCTGCTCCCCGGCGGCCTGAAGGTCCGCCGCCGCGCCCCCCAGTTGCACCGCCAGCTCTCCACCGAGAAGCCCGCCGACCCCCTCCACGCGATGGACTGGGTCACCCTGTTCGCCCTCGCCGTCAACGAGGAGAACGCCGCCGGCGGCCGCATCGTCACCGCCCCGACCAACGGCGCCGCCGGCATCATCCCGGCCGTCCTGCACTACTGCGACCGGTTCCTCCCGAGCGACGACGAGGGCGTCGTCCGCTTCCTGCTGACCGCCGGCGCGATCGGCGTCCTGTTCAAGCAGAACGCCTCCATCTCCGGCGCCGAGGTCGGCTGCCAGGGCGAGGTCGGCTCCGCCTGCTCCATGGCCGCCGCCGGCCTCACCGAGGTCCTCGGCGGCACCCCCGAGCAGGTCGAGAACGCCGCCGAGATCGGCATCGAGCACAACCTCGGCCTCACCTGCGACCCGGTCGGCGGCCTCGTCCAGGTCCCCTGCATCGAACGCAACGCGGTCGGCGCCATCAAGGCCATCAGCGCCGCCCGCATCTCTCTGCGCGGGGACGGCCGCCACTTCGTCACCCTCGACAAGGCCATCAAGACCATGCGCGACACCGGCCGCGACATGCTCGACAAGTACAAGGAGACAAGCCGGGGCGGCCTGGCCGTGAACGTCATCGAATGCTGA
- a CDS encoding RIP metalloprotease, with the protein MVYLAGMLILFFGLLVSIALHELGHFSFAKLFKVRTTQFMVGFGPTMWSKRKGETEYGVKWIPLGGYIRMIGMLPPRKGDAPGQVRQVSTGPWQGLIESARGAALEEIRPGDEDRVFYAKKWWQKLLIMFGGPAMNLLLSVMFFAILLMGIGTMRAQPVIGEVLECMVPASQSQTKECPANATPTPAAQAGLKPGDEIVAFGGKKIDDYDELRVLIRDNGGKTVPMTVERDGRDVQLNVPVTRNQMYDLEDQDKIVNVGFLGITPTSAIERQGPGAVASTMVDLTSRTAGALVRMPQKMVGVWNAAFSDEKRDPNGPVGVVGVSRIGGEVAASDDYTNAEKVSFFVMLLGSLNLAVGLFNLVPLLPLDGGHIAGALLEAVKKAFAKVFRRPDPGYVDVAKALPVTYVMAVVLIVMGGLLIYADLVNPVTVTG; encoded by the coding sequence ATGGTCTACCTGGCAGGGATGCTGATCCTGTTCTTCGGCCTGCTGGTGTCCATCGCGCTGCACGAACTCGGGCACTTCTCGTTCGCCAAGCTGTTCAAGGTGCGGACCACCCAGTTCATGGTCGGGTTCGGCCCGACGATGTGGTCCAAGCGCAAGGGCGAGACCGAGTACGGGGTGAAGTGGATCCCGCTCGGCGGCTACATCCGCATGATCGGGATGCTGCCGCCGCGCAAGGGCGACGCGCCCGGGCAGGTGCGGCAGGTCAGCACCGGGCCGTGGCAGGGCCTCATCGAGTCGGCGCGCGGCGCCGCGCTGGAGGAGATCCGCCCCGGCGACGAGGACCGCGTGTTCTACGCCAAGAAGTGGTGGCAGAAGCTGCTCATCATGTTCGGCGGGCCCGCGATGAACCTGCTGCTGTCGGTGATGTTCTTCGCCATCCTGCTGATGGGCATCGGCACCATGCGGGCGCAGCCGGTGATCGGCGAGGTCCTCGAATGCATGGTGCCCGCCAGCCAGTCCCAGACGAAGGAGTGCCCGGCGAACGCCACGCCGACCCCGGCCGCGCAGGCGGGGCTCAAGCCCGGCGACGAGATCGTCGCGTTCGGCGGCAAGAAGATCGACGACTACGACGAGCTGCGGGTGCTGATCCGCGACAACGGCGGCAAGACCGTCCCGATGACCGTCGAGCGGGACGGGCGGGACGTCCAGCTGAACGTGCCGGTCACCCGCAACCAGATGTACGACCTGGAGGACCAGGACAAGATCGTCAACGTCGGGTTCCTCGGCATCACCCCGACCAGCGCGATCGAGCGGCAGGGCCCCGGCGCGGTCGCGAGCACGATGGTCGACCTGACCAGCCGCACCGCGGGCGCCCTGGTGCGGATGCCGCAGAAGATGGTCGGCGTCTGGAACGCCGCCTTCAGCGACGAGAAGCGCGACCCGAACGGCCCGGTCGGCGTCGTCGGCGTCAGCCGGATCGGCGGCGAGGTCGCCGCCTCCGACGACTACACCAACGCGGAGAAGGTGTCCTTCTTCGTGATGCTGCTCGGCTCGCTGAACCTCGCGGTCGGGCTGTTCAACCTCGTCCCGCTGCTGCCGCTGGATGGCGGCCACATCGCCGGCGCGCTGCTGGAGGCGGTGAAGAAGGCGTTCGCGAAGGTCTTCCGCCGCCCCGACCCCGGCTACGTGGACGTCGCCAAGGCGCTGCCGGTGACGTACGTGATGGCGGTCGTGCTGATCGTCATGGGCGGCCTGCTGATCTACGCCGACCTGGTGAACCCGGTCACCGTCACGGGGTAG
- a CDS encoding type II toxin-antitoxin system death-on-curing family toxin, translating into MITPSDLVAINAALHGGEAQVRDAGLVAAAAARPSTVTFGVEAFPTTAEKAAALLHAVLGNHPFVDGNKRVGWTAARVLLALHGERPGLSEDEAFDLVVRVAASGADTTIAELAAALNVVPG; encoded by the coding sequence GTGATCACCCCGTCCGACCTCGTCGCCATCAACGCGGCCCTGCACGGCGGTGAGGCGCAGGTGCGGGACGCCGGGCTTGTCGCGGCCGCCGCCGCCCGGCCGTCGACCGTCACGTTCGGGGTCGAGGCGTTCCCGACCACCGCGGAGAAGGCGGCGGCGCTGCTGCACGCGGTGCTCGGCAACCATCCGTTCGTGGACGGGAACAAGCGCGTCGGCTGGACGGCGGCACGGGTCCTGCTCGCACTGCACGGCGAGCGCCCCGGCCTGTCCGAGGACGAGGCGTTCGACCTCGTCGTCCGCGTCGCCGCGTCCGGCGCCGACACGACCATCGCGGAGTTGGCGGCGGCGCTGAACGTTGTGCCGGGCTGA
- the gcvT gene encoding glycine cleavage system aminomethyltransferase GcvT, with amino-acid sequence MSAEPMSAEPKTTPLHDVHQDLGANLVDFAGYLMPLRYKSETAEHQAVRTGAGLFDLSHMGEIFLSGPDAGAALDYALVGNLSPMAVGKARYTMICAPDGGVLDDLIVYRLADETWMVVANAANSDVVRDALAERATGFEAAVDDRSAAYALIALQGPRSQGILEEFTDAPVGGLKYYAILAGRVAGVDALIARTGYTGEDGFELFVDAADAVALWRALAAVDGVVPAGLAARDSLRLEAGMPLYGNELTAETTPFEAGLGRVVKLDKTVDFVGKTTLAAQAATPPGRRLVGLVARGRRAPRKGYQVVTSGGTPCGVVTSGAPSPTLGRPIALAYLDSGVEETDLAVDVRGRPEPVDVVALPFYKRS; translated from the coding sequence ATGTCCGCCGAACCCATGTCCGCCGAACCGAAGACCACTCCGCTGCACGACGTCCACCAGGACCTCGGCGCGAACCTCGTCGACTTCGCCGGCTATCTGATGCCGCTGCGCTACAAGAGCGAGACCGCCGAGCACCAGGCCGTCCGCACCGGGGCCGGCCTGTTCGACCTGTCGCACATGGGGGAGATCTTCCTCTCCGGGCCGGACGCGGGAGCCGCGCTCGACTACGCGCTGGTCGGGAACCTGTCGCCGATGGCGGTCGGCAAGGCCCGCTACACGATGATCTGCGCGCCGGACGGCGGCGTCCTCGACGACCTGATCGTCTACCGGCTGGCGGACGAGACCTGGATGGTCGTCGCGAACGCGGCCAATTCCGACGTCGTCCGGGACGCCCTGGCCGAGCGCGCCACCGGCTTCGAGGCGGCCGTCGACGACCGTTCGGCCGCGTACGCGCTGATCGCGCTGCAGGGCCCGCGCTCGCAGGGAATTCTCGAAGAGTTCACCGACGCGCCGGTGGGCGGCCTCAAGTACTACGCGATCCTCGCCGGACGCGTCGCGGGCGTCGACGCGCTGATCGCCCGCACCGGCTACACCGGCGAGGACGGCTTCGAGCTGTTCGTGGACGCCGCCGACGCCGTCGCGCTGTGGCGGGCGCTCGCCGCGGTCGACGGGGTCGTCCCGGCGGGCCTCGCCGCGCGCGACTCGCTGCGCCTCGAAGCGGGCATGCCGCTGTACGGCAACGAGCTGACCGCCGAGACGACGCCGTTCGAGGCGGGCCTCGGCCGGGTCGTGAAGCTGGACAAGACGGTCGATTTCGTGGGCAAGACCACCCTGGCGGCGCAGGCCGCGACGCCTCCGGGCCGTAGGCTCGTGGGGCTGGTCGCGCGCGGGCGTCGCGCGCCGCGGAAGGGGTACCAGGTCGTCACGTCCGGCGGCACGCCGTGCGGGGTCGTGACGAGCGGGGCCCCTTCCCCCACACTGGGCAGGCCGATCGCCCTGGCGTACCTCGACAGCGGCGTCGAGGAGACGGACCTGGCCGTGGACGTCCGCGGCCGGCCCGAGCCGGTGGACGTGGTGGCCCTGCCCTTCTACAAGCGTTCCTGA
- a CDS encoding MerR family transcriptional regulator: protein MRIGELARAAGTTPRALRHYEEAGLISSRRASNGYRMYDEGAVVRVRNIRHLLAAGLTLDDVRAFSACLDGDVAAAPPAEKNLRIAFDRLAVLDARIAAQTEARDRLAAVLREATGRRV, encoded by the coding sequence ATGCGCATCGGGGAGCTGGCCCGGGCCGCGGGGACGACGCCGCGCGCGCTGCGGCACTACGAGGAGGCGGGACTGATCTCGTCGCGGCGGGCGTCCAACGGGTACCGGATGTACGACGAGGGCGCGGTCGTGCGCGTGCGCAACATCCGGCACCTGCTGGCGGCGGGGCTCACGCTCGACGACGTCCGGGCGTTCTCCGCGTGCCTGGACGGCGATGTGGCCGCCGCACCGCCGGCCGAGAAGAACCTGCGGATCGCGTTCGACCGGCTCGCGGTGCTGGACGCGCGCATCGCCGCCCAGACCGAGGCCCGCGACCGCCTCGCCGCCGTGCTGCGGGAGGCGACCGGGCGTCGCGTCTGA
- the gcvH gene encoding glycine cleavage system protein GcvH, whose amino-acid sequence MSVPEQLRYSEEHEWVSGIGGEDGIVTVGITAHAADALGEIVYLELQPSEGDAVEAGEPCGEVESTKSVSDLYSPVSGEITAINSAVVDEPKVINDDPYGEGWIFKVRISDEPGDLLDSAAYEKLIEES is encoded by the coding sequence GTGAGCGTTCCGGAGCAGCTCCGCTACAGCGAAGAGCACGAGTGGGTGTCCGGCATCGGGGGTGAGGACGGCATCGTCACCGTCGGCATCACCGCGCACGCCGCCGACGCCCTCGGGGAGATCGTCTACCTCGAGCTGCAGCCCTCCGAGGGCGACGCCGTCGAGGCGGGCGAGCCCTGTGGCGAGGTCGAGTCCACCAAGTCCGTCAGCGACCTCTACTCTCCGGTCAGCGGCGAGATCACCGCGATCAACTCCGCCGTGGTGGACGAGCCGAAGGTCATCAACGACGACCCGTACGGCGAGGGCTGGATCTTCAAGGTCCGGATCTCCGACGAGCCCGGCGACCTGCTCGACTCCGCCGCCTACGAGAAGCTGATCGAGGAGTCATGA
- the glyA gene encoding serine hydroxymethyltransferase, whose translation MSLYESLAAADPEVAEAVGAELRRQQSTLEMIASENFAPVSVLEAQGSVLTNKYAEGYPGRRYYGGCEFVDVTEQLAIDRAKALFGAEHANVQPHSGAQANTAVYFALLQHGDTILGLDLAHGGHLTHGMRLNYSGKTLNVVPYHVRAEDGLVDMDEVAALAAEHRPKMIVAGWSAYPRQLDFPEFRKIADSVGALLMVDMAHFAGLVAAGLHPSPVPHADIVTTTTHKTLGGPRGGLILAREEYGKKINSAVFPGMQGGPLEHVIAAKAVALKIAASQEFKARQAATVEGAKLLADRLLAEDSAKAGVKVLTGGTDVHLVLVDLVDSELTGRDAEDRLHEIGITVNRNAVPNDPRPPMVTSGLRIGTPALATRGFTAADFAEVADVIALALQPSFDRDALAARVTALAEKHPLYPNL comes from the coding sequence ATGAGCCTCTACGAGTCGCTGGCCGCCGCCGACCCCGAGGTCGCCGAGGCCGTCGGCGCGGAGCTGCGCCGCCAGCAGTCCACGCTGGAGATGATCGCGTCGGAGAACTTCGCGCCGGTCTCGGTGCTGGAGGCGCAGGGCTCCGTCCTGACCAACAAGTACGCCGAGGGCTACCCCGGCCGCCGCTACTACGGCGGCTGCGAGTTCGTCGACGTCACCGAGCAGCTCGCGATCGACCGCGCCAAGGCGCTGTTCGGGGCCGAGCACGCGAACGTCCAGCCGCACAGCGGGGCGCAGGCCAACACGGCCGTGTACTTCGCGCTGCTGCAGCACGGCGACACCATCCTCGGGCTGGACCTCGCGCACGGCGGCCACCTCACGCACGGGATGCGGCTGAACTACTCCGGCAAGACGCTGAACGTCGTGCCGTACCACGTCCGCGCCGAGGACGGCCTGGTCGACATGGACGAGGTCGCCGCGCTCGCGGCCGAGCACCGGCCGAAGATGATCGTCGCGGGCTGGTCGGCGTACCCGCGCCAGCTCGACTTCCCCGAGTTCCGCAAGATCGCCGACTCGGTCGGCGCGCTGCTCATGGTCGACATGGCGCACTTCGCGGGGCTCGTCGCGGCGGGGCTGCACCCCTCGCCCGTCCCGCACGCCGACATCGTCACCACGACGACGCACAAGACGCTCGGCGGCCCGCGCGGCGGGCTGATCCTCGCCCGCGAGGAGTACGGCAAGAAGATCAACTCGGCGGTGTTCCCGGGCATGCAGGGCGGCCCGCTGGAGCACGTGATCGCCGCCAAGGCCGTCGCGCTGAAGATCGCCGCGTCGCAGGAGTTCAAGGCCCGGCAGGCGGCCACCGTCGAGGGCGCGAAGCTGCTCGCCGACCGCCTCCTCGCCGAGGACTCCGCCAAGGCCGGCGTGAAGGTGCTGACCGGCGGCACGGACGTCCACCTCGTCTTGGTCGACCTGGTCGACTCCGAGCTCACCGGGCGCGACGCCGAGGACCGGCTGCACGAGATCGGCATCACGGTGAACCGGAACGCGGTGCCGAACGACCCGCGCCCGCCGATGGTCACCTCCGGGCTGCGCATCGGCACCCCGGCCCTCGCCACCCGCGGCTTCACCGCCGCGGACTTCGCCGAGGTCGCCGACGTCATCGCGCTGGCCCTGCAGCCGTCCTTCGACCGGGACGCCCTGGCGGCCCGCGTGACGGCCCTCGCCGAGAAGCACCCCCTGTATCCGAACCTGTGA